CTATTTCACAAAGAATTTGTTAAGTGCTGTTGTCGCCAGTATTGTTATGACATTGACTGGGTTTTTATTTTCTGCGGTTGCTGGTTATCTGGTTGGAGTTATGGGAGGGTCAAATAATCCAATCTCGGGGCTTACGCTTTCATCTCTTGTGATAGCGGCGGTTTTGATGGTTGCTCTTGGTGTAAAAGGAACTGCGGGGGTTGAGGTTGTGCTTGGCGTTGCAGCTGTTGTATGCACTGCGCTTGGAATTGCAGGGGATATGCTTCAGGATCTAAAAGTTGGTCAAATTCTCGGCGGGACCCCGAGAAAAATGCAAATTGCCGAAATAATTGGAGTTTTATTCACATCCCTTGTGCTTGTTTTCCCTATGTCAATTCTTCACAGAGGGACAGAAGGCGGAATCGGTGGCAAATATCTTCCAGCACCGCAGGCAGGGTTGATGAGCGTAATGTCAAAAGGAATTGTAAGCGGTGAAATCGCATGGCCTTTGATAATTTTTGGAGGTGTTCTCGCTTTTGCCTTAATTCTTCTTAAAACACCATCCCCAACTTTAATTGCTGTTGGGATGTATCTTCCTTTTGAGACAACATCAGCTATATTTGTGGGTGGTTTGATAAAATATGTTGCAGATTTAATTGTAAAGAAAAAGGCATATTCCGAATCTGAAATGGTTCAAATTGAAAATCGTGGGATATTGCTTGCGTCGGGACTTGTAGCTGGGGAATCAATAACCGGGGTTTTGCTTGCGGGTTTGTATCTTTTGAATATCAATTTACCACATATATCTGAAAATCCATTTATCGGACTTTTGGTTTTTCCGATCGTCGCATTAATTCTAATTGTTTTTCCGATGAGAAAGAGCTTATAGTGGTCTGAATTTTGAAAAACAATCTTTTTTTGCTAATTTTGAGTGCAAAATTTAAAATAAATAAAATGAGAACCTATGATTAAAGTTGGCGTCCCAAAAGAAACCTATCCAGGTGAAACAAGAGTAGCACTTGTCCCAGCTAATGTCCAGCAGTTTAAAAAAGCGGGGGCTGAGGTTATAATTCAATCAGGAGCAGGTGAAAAAGCAGGCTATTTAGACGGAGAATATCTTGAAAAAGGAGCACAAATAGTTAAGAGTCGGGAGGAGGTTTTTGCAAACGCCGATGTTATACTTCAGGTTAGAACCCTGGGAGCAAATCCAGAGGAAAGCAGAAAAGATATTCAATTAGTAAGAGAGGGACAGATTTTAGTTGGATTTATGGAGCCGTTTTTTGTAAAAGATTTGATTGAAGAGGTTGCAAAGAGAGGAGTTATCTCTTTTGCGCTTGAACTTTTACCGAGAACATCAAGAGCTCAAAGTATGGATGTTTTGTCTTCAATGGCAACGATATCAGGATACAAAGCAGTTTTGCTTGCAGCAAGTTACTTGCCGAAGATGTTCCCTATGCTTACCACGGCAGCTGGGACGATTTTGCCTGCAAATGTTTTTGTTATAGGTGCTGGCGTTGCTGGACTCCAGGCTATTGCAACAGCAAGAAGGCTGGGAGCTGTTGTCAAGGCTTATGATATAAGACCTGCAACAAAGCAAGAAGTTGAAAGCTTGGGTGCAAAGTTTGTCGAACTTGGGCTTGAGTCTCAAGAAGCAGAAGACAAGAGAGGTTACGCAAAGGATATGGGTGAGGAGTTTTACAAAAAACAAAGAGAAATGTTAACCAAGATAATCGCAGAAAGTGATGTCGTTATCTCAACGGCAGCAGTTCCCGGGAAAAGAGCACCCGTTTTAATAACCGAGGAAATGGTGAAAGGAATGAAACCAGGTTCAGTTATTGTTGATCTTGCTGCTGAAAGAGGTGGAAATTGTGAATTAACAAAGCCAGGTGAGATAATTGAAAAATATGGTGTTACAATAATTGGTCCAGTAAATGTTCCCGCTACCGTTCCATATCACGCAAGCCAAATGTATTCAAAGAATATTACAAATTTCTGCATGCTTTTCATCAAGAACGGTGAAATAAACATTAATCTTAACGATGACATTTTATCAAGCACATTGCTTACAAAAGATGGAAAACTTACAAATTCAATTTTTGATTAGTTTTTAAAAACAAAAAGAAAAAGCGAACATGGATCCATTTATCGCAGTATTAACAATTTTTGTCTTGGCGATGATCGTTGGATTTGAAGTTATAACTAAAGTTCCACCAATTCTTCACACGCCATTGATGTCTGGTTCAAATGCAATTTCGGGAATTACGATTATAGGTTCAATTATAGCTGCTGGAGCAAAATATACAACGCTTGCATCTATCCTTGGTGTAATCGCTGTTACATTTGCGACTATAAATGTTGTTGGTGGTTTTCTTATCACACATAGAATGCTTGAAATGTTTAAAAAACCAAAGTCAGATCAAAAAGAAAAGAAATAATTAAAACAAAAGCGAACCTGCTATGCCACA
Above is a window of Candidatus Kryptobacter tengchongensis DNA encoding:
- a CDS encoding NAD(P) transhydrogenase subunit alpha, which encodes MDPFIAVLTIFVLAMIVGFEVITKVPPILHTPLMSGSNAISGITIIGSIIAAGAKYTTLASILGVIAVTFATINVVGGFLITHRMLEMFKKPKSDQKEKK
- a CDS encoding NAD(P) transhydrogenase subunit alpha: MIKVGVPKETYPGETRVALVPANVQQFKKAGAEVIIQSGAGEKAGYLDGEYLEKGAQIVKSREEVFANADVILQVRTLGANPEESRKDIQLVREGQILVGFMEPFFVKDLIEEVAKRGVISFALELLPRTSRAQSMDVLSSMATISGYKAVLLAASYLPKMFPMLTTAAGTILPANVFVIGAGVAGLQAIATARRLGAVVKAYDIRPATKQEVESLGAKFVELGLESQEAEDKRGYAKDMGEEFYKKQREMLTKIIAESDVVISTAAVPGKRAPVLITEEMVKGMKPGSVIVDLAAERGGNCELTKPGEIIEKYGVTIIGPVNVPATVPYHASQMYSKNITNFCMLFIKNGEININLNDDILSSTLLTKDGKLTNSIFD